TAAGTCAGATATTGTTCGGCAATGTGAACAAAAGCATCGACAACACCATTGGCCAATTGCTTGGTTGGGAGAGTGTAAGATTTTCTGGGATCAAGAATGGCAAAGCGTGGGAAGAGTAGGGGATGTTTATGGCTTAATTTAGCATTGAGAGCCGTATTACTAATTACGGCGGTGCCATTCATCTCTGATCCGGTGGCGGGAAGGGTTAATACACAACCAATCGGTAATGCTTGCTTTAATGGTGCGTTACTAATCCATGTTTCCCAAGCGTCATCTTCAAAATAGACTGCTGCGGCAATAAATTTCGTACCATCGATGACAGAGCCGCCACCAACAGCAATCAAGTAATCTATTTTTTCCGCTTTAACAATTTCAACCGCTTTCATTAATGTGTCGTAGTGAGGATTGGGTTCGATACCCCCAAACTCAATGTACTCTCGTTTTCCCAGCGATTGGATCACTTCATCAATGGTGCCAAATCTTTTAGCACTTCCGCCACCATAGGCGATCAGCACTTTGGCATCTTCAGGTAGTTGTGCACCGAGATCTTTTATACGCTCTGTACCAAACATAATGCGAGTTGGGTTGTAATAATCGAAGTTAAACATATTCAGCACCATTCATTGTTGTTGTCAGTGATATGTTAATCAATATTGGGACATTCAACAGAAAAAACGCATGAAATAATAAATTAACATGAATTGAGGTTTCTAAGTTATTTAGAGAGGTCAGATATAAATAGTAATTTTTCCCCGTATTCACGGGGAATTCTATTTTTCGCAAAATGAATAATATATTACCACTAATACGAATGGTAAATCCTAGCAGATTATATTGTTATTAATGTGTAAATAAACGCCGGGATGGAGAGATAAAGCGTTGATTGAAACCTGTAGATAGACGTTGGCATAAAAAATAGCCAACCCTAAGGTTGGCTATAGATGAAGAACTTTGCTGCCGGTACATTATTTCAAAAATATGCCGCCCGAATC
Above is a window of Limnobaculum parvum DNA encoding:
- a CDS encoding iron-containing alcohol dehydrogenase, producing the protein MFNFDYYNPTRIMFGTERIKDLGAQLPEDAKVLIAYGGGSAKRFGTIDEVIQSLGKREYIEFGGIEPNPHYDTLMKAVEIVKAEKIDYLIAVGGGSVIDGTKFIAAAVYFEDDAWETWISNAPLKQALPIGCVLTLPATGSEMNGTAVISNTALNAKLSHKHPLLFPRFAILDPRKSYTLPTKQLANGVVDAFVHIAEQYLTYPVYGKVQDRYAEGLMLTLVEEGPKALKDPENYDVRAVIMWSATQALNGLIGVGVPQDWASHRIGYYFTIHYGLDHAQTLSILLPAVLEVQKENKRLKLLQYAERVWQLTEGTEEKRINSAITLTRQFFENMGLPTYLSAYGIPESAIEEAINYLKRFNLLPLGERKDISVIEARKILSLSY